The genome window GCCGGAAACAGTCACGTTGATCAGTGTGGCCTGAAGCCCGTCAGCAATATCAGAAAACCGGGCACCGCCACCACTTGCATCCGATCCGCTGAGTTTGTTTCCGGTTATCAGGCCGTTGACCATCAGAAGCTCAGATTGACTGACATTCATTCCCGCACCGAATTCCCGGGCCTTGTTCCCGGAAATAATGATATTTACCATTTCCAAATGGCCGGCATCGGTTATGTGGATTCCGCCGCCCCAACCGCCTGCATAATTGTCGGTCACTGTGATATTTCTGAAGACAGGCCCGCTGCCGGAACCGTTCCGGCTTTTGCCGGAGTGAAAAATTCCTCCGCCCTTGTTTCGGGGCATCCCCAGCTGATCTTCACCCTGTAAATCGGCATGCCCTCCGCGGATGGTAAATCCATCCAGAACTGCCCCGCTGTCAAGCTCTTTTGTATCAGGATGATAAATAACCCGCAGAACATTATCTGACCGGTTGACAGAGAAATCCCCCGGAGTATCATCCTGGTTCAGGTCACCGCTGAGTATGGTTTCATTGGCACTGAAGTCCCGGTCACGGAGATCGAATGTTGCAGGATCTTCTATTCCCTCGAAACCGCCGTATATCCGGACGCCCTTGCCCAGCTGGAACGTCTTGTACCGGGAATCATCTCCTCCTGCTTTCCTTTCCGGAAGATAGGTGCCGGCGGCAACCCATATTTCCGATCCTTCAGAGGCGGCATCCAGTGCATCCTGAAGTGACGTCATTGCATTCTGCCAGCTGTCACCGGTACCGGTTCCTGTGGCCTGAAGATCCACGAATATGCGGTTGATGCTTTCCTGCTGGCTGTACCGTGCATCTGCATCAGCTATCTGACCAAACAAGGCAATAGCACAAAATACCACCACGTACATCAGTACCATTGCTAATCTGTCAGACCGGTATTTAGCCACTATGGACATCAGTTCTTTTTCCTGAACTCTTTCAGACGTGATTTTGATTGCTGTTAATTACCCGAATAATAAGGATTAATGACCGTGATAATCAGTTAGAATTGATTAATCATACTTCGGCCCGGCTTCAGCAACCTGAAACTCAGTCAATCAGGATGGGAATATCAACAGTGGATAAGCGCCGGTCTCTTTTGGATTTGTGCGGTCAGCAGATGCGCAACATTCAATAATGCTCTGCTCTTACGGTGTATGTGGCCGAGAAGTTACCCTCATCATAACCGTTTAAATCAATCATTCCGTACAAATCAACAAACTGAACTGACCTGTAGGTGTCTCTGCCATTTTCAGTAAACTCAACAAGCCGCTCTGCTCCGTTAAGCTCAACCTGTGAATTTTCAGAAACATCATTGCTTAGACTGATCTGAGGGGTAAAAGTAACAGAACGGCCATTTCCATCATTAAGCTCGTTCCCGCCTGTGACAGATATCGACATATGCGATTCGGGGTGCGACGAAATCATGAATCTTGCCCCTTCTTCACTTGATATTTTCAGTTTGTCCCCCGGATTGCCGGCCAGCTCCCTGACAAACCCTCTCTCGACCTGAATAAGTGATGGCTCAACGGCTTCAACACTTACATTCATTACTGCTGATGCACTCCCGCCACCATTGGCATTCAGTGTTCCCGGGTGCCATATCACTGCCAGTAATAATATCGTCAATAACCCTTTCATAATGAGTGCATTAGCCACGACCAGCAAGGATGAATCCGAATATATTAGAAAAAATTAATATTTACCATTATAAATTAAGATTTTTTAATAATAGTTCCGCTACTTTTATCTGTGCCGCTTCAATAAGTCCGGAAGCTACTCTCATTATCGGAGCTTTATTAATATCTCTTAATTATATAATCTTAATAAAGCTCCGACTGATGGCATAATTACATCAAGTTGTTTCAGGCAGGCGGTAAAACATGGAAACAACTAATATCTCGTAAATAGTCCTATGAGCTGCACGGTCAGATGCCGCTGTTACTTCATATCATGCGCCAGTATTTTGAGCAGACGGGAAAGGCGCCGTTTCATTTTATTCCGGGAAACAATAAAGTCAAGAAAACCATGCTCAAGCAGATACTCCGAGGTTTGAAACCCATCGGGTAAATCGCGTCCGATGGTTTGCCGGATGACTCTGGGTCCGGCAAAGCCGATCAGTGCTCCGGGTTCCGCAATATTGAAATCTCCAAGCATGGCAAAACTGGCCGTTACCCCCCCGGTGGTTGGGTTAGTCATAACCGATATGTAAGGCACTTTTTCTTCATGCAGAAGGCCAAGCTTGGCGGATGTTTTCGCCATTTGCATGAGACTGAGCACACTCTCCATCATGCGGGCGCCTCCGGACTGTGAAATAATTATCAGAGGTTTCTTTTTTTCTCTTGCATGATCAATTGCCAGACCAATGCGCTCTCCAACAACCGATCCCATGCTGCCACCAATAAAACGGAAATCCATACAGGCTACAACAACATTCTTTTCGCGCAGTTTTCCCGTTCCAACCCTGACAGCGTCACTCAATCCGGTCTTCTTCTGGGTATCTTTCAAACGCTTGTTGTACTTCTTGCGGTCTTCAAAAGCAAGCGGATCGACGGGCTGAATGTGTTGACCGAGCTCACTGTACTTGCCACCGTCAAAAAGCAAATGAAAGTACTCCTCACTGCCGATTGGGAAATGATAGCCGCTCACCGGATCGACCCAGCAGTTTTCCTCCAGCTCACGCCGGTGAATGGTCTCACCTGTGGCGGGAACCTTCACCCATATACCTTCAGGCATCTCTTTCGGAGATTTGGTAACTATATTGATTCCTTTTCGTTCGAACCAGCTCATATTTTCGATTGTTTCAAGTCAGTTTATCAGGCCCATTATCATTTCCCGGTCCGGGTGGAACAAGAATGGTGATCAACAAGATACGTCAGAGTGTCCCGGCGATTCAAGCAGCCCTGATTCAGCTCTTCTCGTAAACACTGAAATCCGGTGACACCGACTCCAATAATACGGTTCCTGGAAATTTGTTGCGAATATTTGGGTCATTTTCTTTAGCCGGACCATCAGAATCCCTGTTTATTCTGGTAAAGCAGGGGTATTGTCATATTTTCCATTACCTCGTAAATGCGGTCATTTCTTTCAGCAGCCCTGGATTCCGGATTACTTGTAAATACTGCAAGAGCATCAAGGTCCGGAAGCACAAAAAGGTACTGCCCTCCGTAACCCCAGGCAAACCAGCTTTCATATCCCTGAAATTCATTTCTCCACCAAAGCAACCCGTAGTCGTGATCCCGGTAGTTGTAACTTGTATCATCGAAATAGACAGTAAATGATTCCTCTAACCAGTCCGGCGGAATAACAGACTTTCCTTCAAAACTTCCGCCTTCGAGATACAACCTTCCGAATTTCAGCAAAGCCTCAGGGCTGACCGACATATTGTTGCCTCCGAAATAATA of Natronogracilivirga saccharolytica contains these proteins:
- the accD gene encoding acetyl-CoA carboxylase, carboxyltransferase subunit beta codes for the protein MSWFERKGINIVTKSPKEMPEGIWVKVPATGETIHRRELEENCWVDPVSGYHFPIGSEEYFHLLFDGGKYSELGQHIQPVDPLAFEDRKKYNKRLKDTQKKTGLSDAVRVGTGKLREKNVVVACMDFRFIGGSMGSVVGERIGLAIDHAREKKKPLIIISQSGGARMMESVLSLMQMAKTSAKLGLLHEEKVPYISVMTNPTTGGVTASFAMLGDFNIAEPGALIGFAGPRVIRQTIGRDLPDGFQTSEYLLEHGFLDFIVSRNKMKRRLSRLLKILAHDMK